In Candidatus Hydrogenedentota bacterium, the sequence AACGCGGCAAGATGGACACGATTCGCTTTGAACATGAGTGCGATCCCCCTTTGATCAGTATAGCGATTGTTCATGCTTGGCGCGCACCGGACCACGGCGGCAGCCGCGCATGGCGTTGGCTTGTTGAAGAGGGGGATGACGCCAACGGTTAACTTAACATTCGCTGCACACACGCGCTACGATGACTTCTTCTTTGCCCGGTGCGCGAGCGTCCTGGCAATGTACTGCTCGACATTCGGTGTTTTGCAGCCCGTATCGCCGTGGTCTACGTGAACTCTACCAATGCGTCTTGCCGCGGCGACAACTTTCTTCTGAAGGGCGTCATTGCGAATGCCAATGGAGATTAGCGCCATAACCATCGCATGGCGCGTGCGGTTTGGGCGGGCGTGTATGGAAGACTCGATTGTCTTGATGAGCGGATCGAAGTAGCCGTCGGGAAGCGAGGTATCGTACATCGCCGCATGACACAGGATTGTCCAACCCGCGCTGCTGACCCATTCGTCTTTCGACGTGGCCCACTTCTCCAACTTTGCACAGGCGTGGGGCGAACGCGCAACCAGGCCGGCGAAAGCATCCGCGATAACGTAATTTCCCAGTGTCTTTGCCCATGCTTCGGCTTGCTTCGCAGTCAGCTTTGCGGGATCGGCAATCTTGGTGGCGAGGACCATTGCATCGTGGTTGTTAGTCGCCCAGAGTTCTTCGGCGAGGGAGTGATTGGTCTTGATCTGCTTCGCAAGCTTGCCGAGTTCGGCATAGCTCACGCCGAACATTTCGTTCGTTACGCCGTGCCGCGCGTAGACCTTGCGGTTCTGCGCGGCGCCGGCGGCTTCGAGTTTCGCAAGGACGTCGCTGGTCACGATGGGAATCTGCAAGTCC encodes:
- a CDS encoding DNA alkylation repair protein, which translates into the protein MTSDVLAKLEAAGAAQNRKVYARHGVTNEMFGVSYAELGKLAKQIKTNHSLAEELWATNNHDAMVLATKIADPAKLTAKQAEAWAKTLGNYVIADAFAGLVARSPHACAKLEKWATSKDEWVSSAGWTILCHAAMYDTSLPDGYFDPLIKTIESSIHARPNRTRHAMVMALISIGIRNDALQKKVVAAARRIGRVHVDHGDTGCKTPNVEQYIARTLAHRAKKKSS